The following proteins are encoded in a genomic region of Paraburkholderia sp. BL23I1N1:
- a CDS encoding alpha/beta hydrolase, producing MNAHTKKYLIDGPVGKIEVALDLPDDVRENGAAPRGIALVAHPHPLFGGTMDNKVAQTLARTLVQLNYVTYRSNFRGVGETQGEHDAGIGERGDLRAVLDHMRAQAGQSDLPLVLAGFSFGTFVLSHVAAKLREEGQAIERIVFVGTAASRWEVAPVPENTLVIHGETDETVPIQSVFDWARPQELPVVVIPGAEHFLHRKLHVLKRIIVDAWR from the coding sequence ATGAATGCACATACGAAGAAATATCTGATCGACGGCCCGGTCGGCAAGATCGAAGTCGCGCTGGATCTGCCCGACGACGTGCGTGAAAACGGCGCCGCACCGCGCGGCATCGCGCTGGTCGCGCACCCGCACCCGCTATTCGGCGGCACGATGGACAACAAGGTCGCGCAGACGCTCGCGCGCACGCTTGTGCAGTTGAACTACGTGACATACCGCTCAAATTTCCGGGGTGTCGGCGAAACGCAAGGCGAGCATGACGCCGGCATCGGCGAGCGCGGCGATCTGCGCGCCGTGCTCGATCACATGCGCGCGCAAGCGGGCCAAAGCGATCTGCCCCTCGTACTGGCGGGTTTTTCGTTTGGCACTTTCGTGCTGTCGCACGTGGCTGCGAAGCTGCGCGAAGAAGGCCAGGCGATCGAGCGGATCGTGTTCGTCGGCACCGCGGCGAGCCGGTGGGAGGTCGCGCCCGTGCCGGAAAACACGCTCGTGATTCACGGCGAAACCGACGAGACCGTTCCGATTCAGTCGGTGTTCGACTGGGCGCGGCCGCAGGAATTGCCGGTCGTCGTGATTCCGGGGGCAGAGCATTTTCTGCATCGCAAGCTGCACGTCCTGAAGCGGATCATCGTCGACGCGTGGCGTTAA
- a CDS encoding D-alanyl-D-alanine carboxypeptidase family protein: protein MRFSTSGRTSFPSVSSFVPTTLSRAVTLGVVLPATLVASTAFAQVPPPAVNARSWVLVDATSNQVLASGNADERVEPASLTKLMTAYLVFEALQTKKITMDQTVMPSEAVRRVRTDESRMFIEANKPVTVHDLVYGMIIQSGNDAAIALAELVGGSESQFVNMMNTEAAKLGMKNTHFADVNGMPDPQHYTTAGDLAVLSARLIRDFPDYYNIFSVKEFTYNKIKQPNRNRLLWIDPTVDGLKTGHTQAAGYCLIASAKRSLPGTADGSRRLVSVMMGETKEHDRVQDSLKMLNYGYTAYDTVRLYKANQVVGTPRVYKGAQDTVQIGVKGDQYITVPKGMGDKVKPQIEQIDPLIAPIANGQQVGTAKLVADGKVLAQFPIVALQAVPQAGVVGRVWDSLMLMFNKKK from the coding sequence ATGCGTTTCTCCACCTCCGGCCGCACGTCATTCCCGTCAGTTTCTTCTTTCGTTCCCACTACGCTTAGCCGTGCCGTCACCCTCGGCGTCGTGTTGCCGGCAACGCTCGTTGCCAGCACGGCGTTCGCGCAAGTGCCGCCGCCCGCGGTGAATGCGCGCTCGTGGGTGCTCGTCGACGCAACCAGCAATCAGGTGCTCGCATCGGGCAATGCCGACGAACGCGTCGAACCGGCCTCGCTGACCAAGCTGATGACCGCGTACCTCGTCTTCGAAGCACTGCAGACGAAGAAGATCACGATGGACCAGACGGTGATGCCGAGCGAAGCGGTGCGCCGCGTACGCACCGACGAATCGCGCATGTTCATCGAAGCGAACAAGCCGGTGACCGTGCACGATCTGGTGTACGGCATGATCATCCAGTCGGGTAACGACGCGGCGATCGCGCTGGCCGAACTGGTGGGCGGCAGCGAGTCGCAGTTCGTCAACATGATGAACACCGAAGCGGCGAAGCTCGGCATGAAGAACACGCATTTCGCCGACGTGAACGGCATGCCCGACCCGCAGCACTACACCACGGCGGGCGACCTCGCAGTGCTGTCGGCGCGCCTGATTCGTGACTTCCCCGACTACTACAACATTTTCTCGGTCAAGGAATTCACGTACAACAAGATCAAGCAGCCGAACCGCAACCGTCTGCTGTGGATCGACCCGACGGTGGACGGTCTGAAGACCGGCCACACGCAAGCTGCCGGCTACTGTCTGATTGCGAGCGCGAAGCGTTCGCTGCCGGGCACGGCTGACGGTTCGCGCCGTCTCGTCTCGGTGATGATGGGCGAGACCAAGGAACACGACCGCGTGCAGGACAGCCTGAAGATGCTGAACTACGGCTACACCGCGTACGACACGGTGCGTCTGTACAAGGCGAATCAGGTGGTGGGCACGCCGCGCGTCTACAAGGGTGCGCAGGACACCGTGCAGATCGGCGTGAAGGGCGATCAGTACATCACCGTGCCGAAGGGCATGGGCGACAAGGTGAAGCCGCAGATCGAGCAGATCGATCCGCTGATCGCACCGATCGCGAACGGTCAGCAGGTCGGTACGGCGAAGCTCGTGGCCGACGGCAAGGTGCTGGCGCAATTCCCGATCGTCGCGTTGCAGGCTGTGCCGCAAGCCGGTGTGGTCGGCCGCGTGTGGGATTCGCTGATGCTGATGTTCAACAAGAAGAAGTAA
- a CDS encoding D-amino acid aminotransferase encodes MTAVSDVSLDPIVYLNGELVPLSEARVPVLDRGFIFGDGIYEVAPLYPHASGRTAFRFKHHLARLARSLDKIGIVNPFDNAGWRELIERVVAANETDAGLRADQDAIAYVQVTRGVAKRGHAFPSGVQPTVFVMVTPLNLPDAAQRAQGVRCVTAEDRRWLNCDIKSVSLLGNVLMAQYAAENDAFETIQFRDSMLTEGSSSNIWMVKDGVLYAPPRSNKILEGIRYGLIEELTSECGIRFEAREIAEAELRAADEILVSSATKEVLPVTQLDGQPVGNGKPGAVFAALYAAYQRAKAKEAQEAQEAHEALQGVESESRERIIA; translated from the coding sequence ATGACCGCTGTTTCCGATGTGTCGCTCGACCCGATCGTTTATCTGAACGGCGAGCTGGTGCCCTTGTCCGAAGCGCGCGTGCCGGTTCTCGACCGCGGCTTTATTTTCGGCGACGGGATTTACGAAGTCGCGCCCTTGTATCCGCATGCGAGCGGCCGCACGGCGTTTCGCTTCAAGCATCATCTCGCGCGCCTCGCGCGTTCGCTGGACAAGATCGGCATCGTCAATCCGTTCGACAACGCCGGCTGGCGCGAGCTGATCGAACGCGTGGTCGCGGCCAATGAAACGGACGCGGGTCTGCGCGCCGATCAGGACGCGATTGCCTACGTTCAGGTCACGCGGGGCGTTGCGAAGCGTGGTCACGCGTTTCCGTCCGGCGTTCAGCCGACCGTGTTCGTGATGGTCACGCCGCTGAACCTGCCGGACGCAGCACAGCGCGCGCAAGGCGTGCGCTGTGTTACCGCCGAAGACCGTCGCTGGCTCAATTGCGACATCAAATCGGTGTCCCTGCTCGGCAACGTGCTGATGGCGCAATACGCCGCCGAAAACGACGCGTTCGAGACAATCCAGTTTCGCGACAGCATGCTGACCGAGGGTTCGTCTTCGAATATCTGGATGGTGAAGGACGGCGTGCTGTACGCGCCGCCGCGCAGCAACAAGATTCTCGAAGGGATTCGCTACGGTCTGATCGAAGAGCTGACGAGCGAATGCGGCATCCGCTTCGAAGCGCGCGAGATCGCCGAAGCCGAGCTGCGTGCCGCGGACGAGATTCTGGTCAGTTCCGCCACCAAGGAAGTGCTGCCGGTCACGCAGCTCGATGGTCAACCGGTTGGCAACGGCAAGCCGGGGGCGGTGTTTGCCGCGTTGTACGCGGCCTATCAGCGAGCCAAGGCCAAGGAAGCGCAAGAGGCGCAAGAAGCGCACGAAGCGTTGCAAGGAGTAGAAAGTGAATCCCGCGAAAGAATCATTGCTTGA